In Calonectris borealis chromosome Z, bCalBor7.hap1.2, whole genome shotgun sequence, a single genomic region encodes these proteins:
- the ZBTB5 gene encoding zinc finger and BTB domain-containing protein 5 isoform X2, giving the protein MDFPGHFEQIFQQLNYQRLHGQLCDCVIVVGNRHFKAHRSVLAACSTHFRALFTVAEGDQTMNMIQLDSEVVTAEAFAALIDMMYTSTLMLGESNVMDVLLAASHLHLNSVVKACKHYLTTRTLPMSPPSDRVQEQNARMQRSFMLQQLGLSIVSSALNSSQSTEEQPNTMSSSMRSNIEQRTTFPIRRLHKRKQSSEDRARQRIRPTMDESVSDVTAESGQSVVHSREDFFSPDSLKIVDNSKADAVADNQEDNTIMFDQSFSAQEDAQVPSQSDNSGGNISQMSMASQATQVETSFDQEAASEKNNFPCENPEVSLNEKEHMRVVVKSEPLSSPEPQDEVSDVTSQAEGSESVEVEGGVVSAEKIELSPESSDRSFSDPQSSTDRVGDIHIMEVSNNLEHKSTFSISNFLNKSRAGGFGASQNSDDNIPNTTSDCRMDSDASYLMSPESGPAGGHSSATVSHVENPFSEPADSHFVRPMQDVMGLPCVQTSGYRAAEQFGMDFPRSGLGLHSLSRAMMSSVRGGASSFPGYRRIAPKMPVVTSVRSSQLQDNSSSSQLIMNGTTSFENGHPSQPGPPQLTRASADVLSKCKKALSEHNVLVVEGARKYACKICCKTFLTLTDCKKHIRVHTGEKPYACLKCGKRFSQSSHLYKHSKTTCLRWQSSNLPSTLL; this is encoded by the coding sequence ATGGATTTTCCAGGACACTTTGAGCAAATCTTTCAGCAGCTCAACTACCAGAGGCTTCATGGCCAGCTTTGTGACTGTGTCATTGTGGTGGGAAACAGGCATTTCAAAGCCCATCGCTCTGTTTTGGCAGCATGTAGCACACATTTCCGAGCTCTGTTTACTGTAGCAGAAGGAGATCAGACTATGAATATGATTCAGCTGGACAGCGAAGTGGTGACAGCAGAAGCTTTTGCTGCTCTGATAGACATGATGTATACTTCCACACTAATGCTTGGGGAGAGCAACGTTATGGATGTCTTACTGGCTGCTTCTCACTTACATTTGAACTCTGTTGTTAAAGCATGCAAACACTACCTTACTACTAGGACGCTGCCGATGTCTCCACCGAGTGATAGAGTTCAAGAGCAAAATGCGCGCATGCAGAGGTCTTTCATGCTCCAGCAGCTTGGGCTGAGCATCGTGAGCTCTGCGTTAAATTCCTCTCAGAGCACAGAGGAACAACCAAATACTATGAGCTCCTCGATGAGAAGTAACATCGAGCAGCGCACTACTTTTCCTATCCGTCGTCTCCACAAACGTAAACAGTCTTCTGAAGATCGGGCCAGGCAGCGCATTAGGCCTACCATGGATGAGTCTGTTTCCGATGTGACCGCAGAGAGTGGGCAGTCAGTAGTTCATTCACGGGAAGATTTCTTCTCTCCTGATTCACTCAAGATTGTGGATAACTCTAAGGCCGATGCTGTTGCTGATAACCAGGAGGATAATACTATCATGTTTGATCAGTCTTTCAGTGCTCAGGAAGATGCTCAAGTGCCCAGCCAGTCTGACAACAGTGGAGGAAACATTTCACAGATGTCCATGGCATCCCAGGCAACGCAGGTGGAAACAAGCTTTGACCAGGAGGCTGCTTCTGAGAAGAACAACTTCCCATGTGAGAATCCAGAGGTCAGTCTGAATGAAAAAGAACACATGAGGGTGGTAGTGAAGTCTGAGCCCTTGAGTTCCCCAGAGCCTCAAGACGAGGTGAGCGATGTCACTTCCCAAGCGGAGGGCAGCGAGTCTGTTGAAGTGGAAGGAGGAGTAGTGAGCGCAGAGAAGATAGAACTGAGTCCCGAGAGCAGCGATCGTAGCTTTTCTGACCCACAGTCCAGTACTGATAGGGTGGGAGACATCCATATTATGGAGGTGTCAAATAACCTGGAACACAAGTCTACTTTCAGTATCTcaaattttctaaataaaagcagagctggtgGCTTCGGTGCTAGTCAAAACAGCGATGACAACATTCCAAATACCACCAGTGACTGCAGAATGGACAGTGATGCCTCTTATCTGATGAGTCCAGAGTCGGGGCCTGCTGGTGGCCATTCATCCGCCACTGTATCTCATGTCGAGAATCCGTTTAGTGAGCCTGCAGACTCTCATTTTGTTAGACCAATGCAGGACGTGATGGGTCTCCCCTGTGTACAGACTTCTGGGTACCGGGCAGCAGAACAGTTCGGCATGGATTTTCCACGGTCGGGCTTGGGCTTGCACTCCCTGTCAAGGGCAATGATGAGCTCAGTAAGAGGTGGAGCAAGCAGCTTTCCTGGCTACCGCCGCATAGCCCCCAAAATGCCTGTGGTGACCTCTGTCAGGAGCTCCCAGCTCCAAGATAACTCATCCAGTTCCCAGCTGATCATGAATGGGACTACTTCTTTCGAAAACGGGCATCCGTCACAACCTGGTCCGCCACAGCTGACGAGGGCATCTGCAGATGTCCTTTCAAAATGCAAGAAGGCCTTATCTGAGCACAATGTCTTGGTTGTAGAAGGCGCACGCAAGTATGCATGCAAGATCTGCTGCAAGACGTTTTTGACCTTGACAGACTGCAAGAAACACATCCGTGTGCACACGGGAGAAAAGCCTTACGCCTGCCTGAAGTGTGGCAAGAGGTTCAGCCAGTCCAGCCACCTGTATAAACACTCCAAGACAACCTGCCTGAGGTGGCAGAGCAGCAATCTGCCTAGCACTTTGCTTTAA
- the GRHPR gene encoding glyoxylate reductase/hydroxypyruvate reductase isoform X2 — MAVFVTRRIPAEGLRVLSQAGGCRVQQWDSEEPVPRAELLAGVAGKRGLLCLLSDRIDREVLEAAGPGLKVISTMSVGFDHLALEEIKKRGIRVGYTPDVLTDATAELSVALLLAACRRLPEAVEQVKNGGWTTWKPLWMCGYGLSDSTVGIIGLGRIGQAVARRLKPFGVKKFLYTSSRPKPACAAEFEAEFVPLTRLAEESDFIVVTCALTQATQGICNKDFFGRMKKTSVFVNTSRGTVVNQEDLYDALAHGQIAAAGLDVTTPEPLPTDHPLLSLKNCVDNVRNDKSRDFLEIFAGLRRS; from the exons ATGGCGGTGTTCGTGACGCGGCGGATCCCGGCCGAGGGGCTCCGGGTCCTGTCGCAGGCCGGCGG GTGCCGCGTCCAGCAGTGGGACTCGGAGGAGCCGGTGCCGCGGGCCGAGCTGCTGGCGGGCGTGGCGGGAAAGCGCgggctgctctgcctcctctccgACCGCATCGACCGCGAGGTGCTGGAGGCCGCCG GGCCCGGGCTGAAAGTGATCAGCACCATGTCCGTGGGGTTTGACCACCTCGCTCTGGAGGAGATTAAGAAGCG AGGGATCCGTGTGGGGTACACCCCCGATGTCCTGACTGACGCCACTGCAGAACTCTCTGTAGCTTTACTTCTGGCTGCATGCCGCAGGCTGCCGGAGGCAGTGGAGCAGGTAAAGAA TGGTGGCTGGACAACATGGAAGCCCTTATGGATGTGTGGCTATGGTCTGTCTGATAGTACGGTGGGCATCATAGGTCTGGGGAGAATAG GACAGGCGGTTGCCCGCCGCCTAAAGCCATTTGGAGTCAAGAAGTTTTTGTACACTAGCAGTCGCCCGAAACCAGCATGTGCTGCAGAGTTTGAAGCTGAGTTTG TCCCACTCACGAGGCTGGCCGAAGAGTCGGACTTCATTGTGGTGACATGTGCTTTGACTCAGGCCACCCAGGGAATATGCAACAAGGACTTCTTTGGCAGAATGAAGAAGACCTCTGTGTTTGTCAACACGAGCAG GGGGACCGTGGTGAACCAGGAGGACCTGTACGACGCGCTGGCCCATGGCCAGATTGCAGCAGCGGGCCTGGACGTCACGACGCCGGAGCCACTGCCCACTGACCATCCCCTGCTCTCCCTCAAGAACTGCG TAGACAATGTGAGAAATGATAAAAGCAGAGATTTTCTGGAAATATTTGCAGGACTTCGGAGATCTTAG
- the ZBTB5 gene encoding zinc finger and BTB domain-containing protein 5 isoform X1, with amino-acid sequence MCRNSKCRQQRSSTAHKAALASATFQTLPAGTCGSCHKLPVSLLSCCPRIMDFPGHFEQIFQQLNYQRLHGQLCDCVIVVGNRHFKAHRSVLAACSTHFRALFTVAEGDQTMNMIQLDSEVVTAEAFAALIDMMYTSTLMLGESNVMDVLLAASHLHLNSVVKACKHYLTTRTLPMSPPSDRVQEQNARMQRSFMLQQLGLSIVSSALNSSQSTEEQPNTMSSSMRSNIEQRTTFPIRRLHKRKQSSEDRARQRIRPTMDESVSDVTAESGQSVVHSREDFFSPDSLKIVDNSKADAVADNQEDNTIMFDQSFSAQEDAQVPSQSDNSGGNISQMSMASQATQVETSFDQEAASEKNNFPCENPEVSLNEKEHMRVVVKSEPLSSPEPQDEVSDVTSQAEGSESVEVEGGVVSAEKIELSPESSDRSFSDPQSSTDRVGDIHIMEVSNNLEHKSTFSISNFLNKSRAGGFGASQNSDDNIPNTTSDCRMDSDASYLMSPESGPAGGHSSATVSHVENPFSEPADSHFVRPMQDVMGLPCVQTSGYRAAEQFGMDFPRSGLGLHSLSRAMMSSVRGGASSFPGYRRIAPKMPVVTSVRSSQLQDNSSSSQLIMNGTTSFENGHPSQPGPPQLTRASADVLSKCKKALSEHNVLVVEGARKYACKICCKTFLTLTDCKKHIRVHTGEKPYACLKCGKRFSQSSHLYKHSKTTCLRWQSSNLPSTLL; translated from the coding sequence gaTCATGGATTTTCCAGGACACTTTGAGCAAATCTTTCAGCAGCTCAACTACCAGAGGCTTCATGGCCAGCTTTGTGACTGTGTCATTGTGGTGGGAAACAGGCATTTCAAAGCCCATCGCTCTGTTTTGGCAGCATGTAGCACACATTTCCGAGCTCTGTTTACTGTAGCAGAAGGAGATCAGACTATGAATATGATTCAGCTGGACAGCGAAGTGGTGACAGCAGAAGCTTTTGCTGCTCTGATAGACATGATGTATACTTCCACACTAATGCTTGGGGAGAGCAACGTTATGGATGTCTTACTGGCTGCTTCTCACTTACATTTGAACTCTGTTGTTAAAGCATGCAAACACTACCTTACTACTAGGACGCTGCCGATGTCTCCACCGAGTGATAGAGTTCAAGAGCAAAATGCGCGCATGCAGAGGTCTTTCATGCTCCAGCAGCTTGGGCTGAGCATCGTGAGCTCTGCGTTAAATTCCTCTCAGAGCACAGAGGAACAACCAAATACTATGAGCTCCTCGATGAGAAGTAACATCGAGCAGCGCACTACTTTTCCTATCCGTCGTCTCCACAAACGTAAACAGTCTTCTGAAGATCGGGCCAGGCAGCGCATTAGGCCTACCATGGATGAGTCTGTTTCCGATGTGACCGCAGAGAGTGGGCAGTCAGTAGTTCATTCACGGGAAGATTTCTTCTCTCCTGATTCACTCAAGATTGTGGATAACTCTAAGGCCGATGCTGTTGCTGATAACCAGGAGGATAATACTATCATGTTTGATCAGTCTTTCAGTGCTCAGGAAGATGCTCAAGTGCCCAGCCAGTCTGACAACAGTGGAGGAAACATTTCACAGATGTCCATGGCATCCCAGGCAACGCAGGTGGAAACAAGCTTTGACCAGGAGGCTGCTTCTGAGAAGAACAACTTCCCATGTGAGAATCCAGAGGTCAGTCTGAATGAAAAAGAACACATGAGGGTGGTAGTGAAGTCTGAGCCCTTGAGTTCCCCAGAGCCTCAAGACGAGGTGAGCGATGTCACTTCCCAAGCGGAGGGCAGCGAGTCTGTTGAAGTGGAAGGAGGAGTAGTGAGCGCAGAGAAGATAGAACTGAGTCCCGAGAGCAGCGATCGTAGCTTTTCTGACCCACAGTCCAGTACTGATAGGGTGGGAGACATCCATATTATGGAGGTGTCAAATAACCTGGAACACAAGTCTACTTTCAGTATCTcaaattttctaaataaaagcagagctggtgGCTTCGGTGCTAGTCAAAACAGCGATGACAACATTCCAAATACCACCAGTGACTGCAGAATGGACAGTGATGCCTCTTATCTGATGAGTCCAGAGTCGGGGCCTGCTGGTGGCCATTCATCCGCCACTGTATCTCATGTCGAGAATCCGTTTAGTGAGCCTGCAGACTCTCATTTTGTTAGACCAATGCAGGACGTGATGGGTCTCCCCTGTGTACAGACTTCTGGGTACCGGGCAGCAGAACAGTTCGGCATGGATTTTCCACGGTCGGGCTTGGGCTTGCACTCCCTGTCAAGGGCAATGATGAGCTCAGTAAGAGGTGGAGCAAGCAGCTTTCCTGGCTACCGCCGCATAGCCCCCAAAATGCCTGTGGTGACCTCTGTCAGGAGCTCCCAGCTCCAAGATAACTCATCCAGTTCCCAGCTGATCATGAATGGGACTACTTCTTTCGAAAACGGGCATCCGTCACAACCTGGTCCGCCACAGCTGACGAGGGCATCTGCAGATGTCCTTTCAAAATGCAAGAAGGCCTTATCTGAGCACAATGTCTTGGTTGTAGAAGGCGCACGCAAGTATGCATGCAAGATCTGCTGCAAGACGTTTTTGACCTTGACAGACTGCAAGAAACACATCCGTGTGCACACGGGAGAAAAGCCTTACGCCTGCCTGAAGTGTGGCAAGAGGTTCAGCCAGTCCAGCCACCTGTATAAACACTCCAAGACAACCTGCCTGAGGTGGCAGAGCAGCAATCTGCCTAGCACTTTGCTTTAA
- the GRHPR gene encoding glyoxylate reductase/hydroxypyruvate reductase isoform X1 — MAVFVTRRIPAEGLRVLSQAGGCRVQQWDSEEPVPRAELLAGVAGKRGLLCLLSDRIDREVLEAAGPGLKVISTMSVGFDHLALEEIKKRGIRVGYTPDVLTDATAELSVALLLAACRRLPEAVEQVKNGGWTTWKPLWMCGYGLSDSTVGIIGLGRIGQAVARRLKPFGVKKFLYTSSRPKPACAAEFEAEFVPLTRLAEESDFIVVTCALTQATQGICNKDFFGRMKKTSVFVNTSRGTVVNQEDLYDALAHGQIAAAGLDVTTPEPLPTDHPLLSLKNCVILPHVGSATYATRSTMAVLAANNLLAGLRGEPMPHELLL, encoded by the exons ATGGCGGTGTTCGTGACGCGGCGGATCCCGGCCGAGGGGCTCCGGGTCCTGTCGCAGGCCGGCGG GTGCCGCGTCCAGCAGTGGGACTCGGAGGAGCCGGTGCCGCGGGCCGAGCTGCTGGCGGGCGTGGCGGGAAAGCGCgggctgctctgcctcctctccgACCGCATCGACCGCGAGGTGCTGGAGGCCGCCG GGCCCGGGCTGAAAGTGATCAGCACCATGTCCGTGGGGTTTGACCACCTCGCTCTGGAGGAGATTAAGAAGCG AGGGATCCGTGTGGGGTACACCCCCGATGTCCTGACTGACGCCACTGCAGAACTCTCTGTAGCTTTACTTCTGGCTGCATGCCGCAGGCTGCCGGAGGCAGTGGAGCAGGTAAAGAA TGGTGGCTGGACAACATGGAAGCCCTTATGGATGTGTGGCTATGGTCTGTCTGATAGTACGGTGGGCATCATAGGTCTGGGGAGAATAG GACAGGCGGTTGCCCGCCGCCTAAAGCCATTTGGAGTCAAGAAGTTTTTGTACACTAGCAGTCGCCCGAAACCAGCATGTGCTGCAGAGTTTGAAGCTGAGTTTG TCCCACTCACGAGGCTGGCCGAAGAGTCGGACTTCATTGTGGTGACATGTGCTTTGACTCAGGCCACCCAGGGAATATGCAACAAGGACTTCTTTGGCAGAATGAAGAAGACCTCTGTGTTTGTCAACACGAGCAG GGGGACCGTGGTGAACCAGGAGGACCTGTACGACGCGCTGGCCCATGGCCAGATTGCAGCAGCGGGCCTGGACGTCACGACGCCGGAGCCACTGCCCACTGACCATCCCCTGCTCTCCCTCAAGAACTGCG TGATTCTGCCACACGTCGGGAGTGCCACGTACGCCACGAGGAGCACCATGGCAGTGCTGGCAGCCAACAACCTGCTGGCCGGGCTGCGAGGGGAGCCCATGCCCCATGAGCTGCTGCTGTGA